Below is a window of Sulfitobacter sp. SK012 DNA.
TGAATCAGTCACGATGGACATGCTCGGCTCTGCCAAGAAAGTGCAGATCACCAAGGATGAGACCACCATCATTGAGGGTGCTGGCGAAAAGGCCGAGATCGAAGCTCGTGTAACTCAGATCCGTAACCAGATCGAAGAGACCACATCCGACTACGACCGTGAGAAACTGCAAGAGCGCGTGGCCAAATTGGCCGGTGGTGTTGCTGTGATCCGCGTAGGCGGCATGACCGAAACCGAAGTGAAAGAGCGCAAAGACCGCGTTGACGATGCACTGAACGCGACACGTGCCGCTGTTCAAGAAGGTATCGTTGTCGGTGGTGGTGTTGCTCTGGTTCAGGCTGGTAAGCACCTTGAAGGTCTGACCGGTGAGAACGCTGATCAGAACGTCGGTATCACGATCGTACGTAAGGCACTTGAAGCGCCTCTGCGTCAGATCGCTGAGAACGCTGGTGTTGACGGTTCCGTTGTTGCGGGCAAAATCCGTGAAAGCGACGACCTGAAGTTCGGCTTCAACGCTCAAACCGAAGAATATGGCGACATGTTCAAATTCGGCGTGATCGACCCGGCCAAAGTAGTGCGTACTGCGCTGCAAGACGCCGCGTCTATCGCAGGCCTGCTGATCACAACCGAATCCATGGTTGCTGATAAGCCTTCGAAAGAAGGCGCTGGCGGCGGCGGCGGAATGCCCGACATGGGCGGCATGGGCGGCATGATGTAAGCCACTCTGCATTCGCAGAAAAAGTTAAGAAGGGGTCGTGCAAACGGCCCCTTTTTTTGTGCGGTCACTGTAGAACAGTGCCGTTTTCCGAACGCAACGCCATGTCCCGAAAACTGAGTCCGATCGAGAGCAGATATGGCAACATCAGTGCCAAAGAGATGTTGATGGGTTTTTGGCCAACTGGCCTGATAACGATGAGTTTATCTTTCACTGAACCTCTTGGCGGTACGAACACCAACGACTACGACTTGCGGATGCGCATCGCTTTTTTGACGACCCTTACAATGTTTGCCTTTGCTGCGAATTCTCTGCTGACCCGAGCTGCCGTCGATGGCGGCCACATGGATCCGGCAGGTTTTGCGGTCTTGCGGGTCCTTTCGGGGGCTGTAGTGCTGGCATCAATCCTAGCGATGCGGGGCGGCGGAGTGCCACTTTTGCGCCGCGAACGTTTGCCAGGCGCGATCAGTCTGGCGGTCTATATGATGGCCTTTTCGCTCGCCTATCTGACACTTGATGCGGGCCTCGGTGCATTGATCCTGTTTGGTGTCGTTCAGATATCAATGTTTTCTTATGCGGCTTTGCTGGGGGAAACCCCGACGCCCCGGCAGATTGTCGGCGCGGTGATTGCTTTCTTGGGCTTGCTCCTTGCGCTTTGGCCTGGTCCAGGAGGATTGGCAGATCCAGTTGGGGCAGGACTGATGGTCGCCGCCGGTGTGGGCTGGGCCATCTATACGATCGTAGGTCGCAGGGCTTCGGATCCACTCGCGGCAACGGGGGCAAACTTCATCTTATGCCTGCCAATGGTCGCCTTGTTGTTAGGGCTGGTCGATTTTTCGGCTACTGTTCAAGGCGTTGCTCTCGCAGTGCTTTGCGGTGGCGTTACGTCGGGGTTGGGATACGCTTTGTGGTACAGTATTTTGCCAAAAATCACTGGGGCAACTGCCGCCATTGTCCAACTTAGCGTCCCGGTGATTGCGATCCTCGCCGGCGCTGTTTTTCTGGGTGAAGAGTTGCCTTTGATCGTGATTGTTTCTGCCACTCTGGTCGTTGGCGGTATTGCGTGGGGTGTCACCGCGCCTCGCGTTCAGCGCACTAAAGGCTCCAGAGGGTCGTAGGTCGGGGCATCCGCGTCGCCAAAAGCAACCGCTGCAAGGCTGTCGGGTTTCACGCGCAGCTTTGACATTTCACTGCGTGTCACCCAGCGTCGGTCTGTCACGATCGCCTCGGGATCTTGCCAGTCGGGCTCGATTTGCGCTTTGCCGATCATGGTGCAGCGGAAATAGACGTCTACTTGATGAAATTCACTCTGCGGATCATGGAACTCGTTCACCAGGCAAGGCGCGTTAACCTCGACGGTCAGCCCAGTTTCTTCAAACACCTCGCGAATTAGGTTTTCAGGAAGCGAGCTACCTACCTCGACCCCACCTCCTGGCGCGCACATCAGATCACTTTTGCCATCTGGCCAAGCGTTTACGAGCAGCAAACGATCATCGTCCAAAATCACGGCGCGGACAGCGAGGCGGGGAGTTTTGGGGCGCATTAGGCGGGCTTTCGCAGGGTAATCACGCAATTACAGTTGATAAGATTGCGCGAGAGCGTATGTGGGAGAAATGAGAATTCTCGCAATCATAGGTTTCCTCTTGGTGCTTGCAAGCACCGCGCAGGCACGCTGCGTCGTGTTGCTGCACGGTCTTGCACGCTCCGAAACGTCCTTTGTTGTGATGGAGGCCGCGTTAGAGGCGGAGGGGTGGCGCATCGTGCGTCCGGGTTACCCATCGACCGAAGCCCCCGTGGAGGAGCTTGTGCGTCAAACCTTGCCGGATGCTATTGCAACCTGCGGGACGCCAAAAGTTGATTTTGTGACCCATTCCATGGGCGGTATCCTTTTGCGGCAATGGGTGCTCATGGCGGGGCCCGAGCGAGTGGGCCGCGTCGTGATGCTTGCACCGCCTAATCATGGCAGTGAAGTTGTGGACGAGTTGGGTGATATCGACGCTTTCAGCTGGATGAATGGCCCCGCAGGCCAGCAATTGGGGACGGGCGAAGGATCTTTGCCGTCACGCTTGCCGCCCGCAAATTTTGAAGTTGGTATTATCGCGGGATCGCAGTCTTTGAACCCGTATTTTTCCTCGCTGTTGCCGGGTGAGGATGATGGAAAGGTCTCGGTGGCTTCGACCCGGTTGGAGGGGATGGCGGATCACCTCGTGCTGCCTGTGACCCACACGTATATTATGAACAATCCGCGTGTCATCGCTGAGACAGTAGAGTTCCTGCGAGACGGTAAATTTGACAAAGAAATTTCGTTTTTCGATGCAGTTCTAGATCAACTTGGCTGTGCCGAGGGCGCTTGTCTTCCGGGCGCTGAGGCAACAGATGACAAACCCTGAACTTGCCTTTGATCTCACGGATGCTGAGGTGTTGCGACCCGGTGGGCTTGATCGAGGCGCAGTGTCATTTCGCAGTGGATTGATCGTTGAGGATACGATTGGCAAGCCGGTCGATCTGCGCGGGTATTTAGTTTTGCCCGGTATTGTGGATGTTCATGGCGATGGGTTTGAACGGCACCTGGCCCCGCGACGCGGTGCGATGAAAGAAATGGCCGAGGGGCTTGTCGCGACTGAGGCGGAATTGTCTGCAAATGGAATCACCACCGCTATCCTTGCGCAATTTATCAGTTGGGAAGGCGGCCTGCGAGGTTTGGATTTTGCCGAGCAGGTATTCGCTGCAATGCGCGATGTTGCCCCAAGCTTGGTGAGTGATATTCGTGCCCAGCTGCGCTTTGAAACGCATCAGCTTTCGCTTTGTGCCGACTTGCCTGAGCGGGTGCGCGATTGGGCTGTCCGTTACGTAGTGTTCAACGATCATCTGCCCCACGAACGTCTTGCAGACGGGCGTGTCCCAAAGCGAATGGTGGGCCAAGCGCTGAAAGCTGGGCGCAGTCCCGAGACACATCTGGCGCTGATGCAAGAATTACACGCCGCATCAGATCAGGTGCCCGGCGCGATGGATCAGCTGTGTGCGGCACTGTCGGCAGCCGGCGTCCAAATGGGCAGCCATGATGACCGGACAGCTGCTCAGCGCGCCGACTGGCAAGCGCGCGGGGTCAACGTTGCGGAGTTCCCTGAGACACTTGAAGCTGCAAAAGCGGCCAAAGATGCTGGCGGGGCTGTTGTGTTGGGGGCACCCAATGTGGTGCGGGGCGGTTCGCATAACGGCAATGTTTCAGCGCTTGATTTGGTGTCGATGGGACTGTGTGACGCGCTGGCCTCGGACTATCATTATCCCAGCCCACGCCGTGCGGCGTTGATGTTGTGGCAAACCGGCGTGCTGGATTTGGACGCAGCATGGCGTCTGGTTTCTGCAGGACCGGCCGGCGTTTTGGGCTTGCACGATCGCGGAGTGCTTGCCACAGGGCAGCGCGCCGATCTGTTGGTGCTCGACCGTGAAACCTTGCGGGTTGCTGCAACGTTTGTCGCAGGCCGGGTCAGCTACATGTCCGGGGCCGTGGCACCGCGCTTTATGCATTAGCCCGCCCGGATGATACGGTTCACATGGCCCATTTTGCGGCCCGGTTTGGTATCGGCTTTGCCATAAAGATGGAGCGCTGTGTTGGCCTCACGCGCCAATTCCGACACCCGGTTTACGTCATCGCCGATCAGGTTTTCCATAACTACGTCGCTGTGGCGTGTCCCATCGCCAAGTGGCCAGCCAGCTACTGCACGGATGTGCTGTTCGAACTGATCAATAGCACAGCCGTTTTGGGTCCAATGGCCGGAGTTGTGCACCCGAGGGGCAATTTCATTCACGATCAAACCTGCAGGCGTCACAAACAGTTCCACGCCCAAAACGCCAACGTAATCAAGGGCATTTAGGATCCGACCCGCAAGTAATACCGCGTCAGTGCGCTGCGCGTTGGACAGCTTGGCGGGGACGGTGGTGGTGTGAAGGATGCCACTCAAATGTACGTTTTCACCGGGATCAAAGCAGGCGACTTCGCCGGTGGAGCTGCGCGCCGCGATGACGGAAACCTCATGGCTAAAGTCGACGAAGCCCTCAAGGATGGCCGGTGCGCCCTTCATGTCCGCAAGCGCTGCGGGTGCATCATCAACGGTTTTGAGCCGGGCTTGCCCCTTGCCATCATACCCCATGCGCCGTGTCTTAAGGATCGCGGGTGCGCCGATGCGCTCGAGCGCGTTTGACAGGCTGTCCAGATCGGTAATGTCCGCAAAGGGGGCAACGGTCAGGCCCAGCTCTTGCAGAAACGCCTTTTCGGTGAGGCGGTCCTGGGACACACGCAGTGCTTCGCGATTTGGGCGAATGGGGACAAGTGCCTCAATCACATCAAGGGCAGAAGTGGGAATGTTCTCAAATTCAAACGTGACGACATCGACGGATTTCGCAAATGCGGCGAGTGCGGCGGCGTCATCATAGCTGGCGGTGGTCAACGCATGGGCCACGTCTGCGGCGGGCGGGTTGGCACCGGGTTCAAAGATATGGCAGCGCAAACCCAAACGTGCGGCCGCGGCCGAAAGCATTCGGCCCAATTGTCCACCGCCAAGAATGCCGATTGTAGCACCGACGGGCAATGGATCAGTCATCGGTTGGCACCAACGGGATGGACGCGGAGAGTGCGGCGCGCCACGCATCGAGGCGCTTGGCTAGGGCAGGGTCCTGAAGGCTTAGGATACCCGCAGCCATCAGTGCTGCATTGGCAGCGCCGGCAGCACCGATCGCCATGGTCGCAACAGGATAGCCGCGCGGCATCTGCACAATGGAATAAAGCGAATCGACGCCTGACAGGGCTTTGGTTTGAACTGGCACGCCGATTACAGGCAGCCGTGTCTTGGAGGCCATCATGCCTGGCAGATGTGCTGCACCCCCGGCACCCGCAATAATGACCTGAAGGCCACGTTCCACGGCGGTTTTGCCGTAATCCCAAAGGCGATCAGGTGTGCGGTGAGCGGAGACAATTTGCGCATCAAAGGGCACATCAAGCTCAGTGAGCAGATCTGCGGCCTCGCGCATGGTTGCCCAATCGGACTGCGAGCCCATGATGATTCCGACAAAAGGAGGGGTGGTCATGGCGGCAGCGTCCCTATCAAGATGAGGGCGCACTATAGCCAAAGCCCGCACCGTGGCAATGCGCCAAACCCGCGAAGCTTAGGCGGTGATGTCAGGGGTCAGGCGATCTTCGATCTGTGCAATCAAATCCTTGAGGCGCAGTTTGCGTTTCTTCAGCCGCTGAAGTGTTAATTGATCGCCAATCGCCTTCTCAACAAGAGCAGTGATGGCCGTATCGAGATCGCGGTGTTCGCGTTTGAAAACTGCCAATTCCACACGAAGGACTTCATCGGAGTTCATCTTCAGATCAAGGTGGTCGTTCATGGGTTGGTTGATTCCGTCGCGCTATTGAACTTTGAACATAGGTCGTAACCGCTTCTGCGCATAGCCCTTGCGCCACGGTCCCTTCATACCCATATTTAACTCAAGCGGTTGCCGAAAACTGGGGCCGCAGAATTGACTGTCGCTTTTCGAATAAGGACGTGTCGCATGACGAAAATGACGCTTGCATCGTATCCCCACATGTTGGGGTTCGAACAGCTGGAACGGGTGCTTGAACGCACAGCGAAATCTGGCAATGAAGGCTATCCGCCTTTTAACATCGAACAAACATCCGACTTTAGTTACCGAATAACGCTCGCCGTTGCTGGTTTTGCGGAACAAGACCTGTCGATTACTGTTGAAGATGGGCAGCTGGTGATCCGTGGACGCCAGCGTGACGACAGCGAAGGGCGCGTTTTTCTGCATCGCGGAATTGCAGCGCGCCAATTCCAACGCTCTTTTGTCCTCGCTGATGGGGTTGAAGTGGGTGAGGCGCTGATGGAGAATGGTCTGCTGCATGTGGACCTAACCCGCGCGAAACCGGAAAAGATTGTTCAGACGATTAATATTAGGAAGGGGTAAAAAATGCAGGATACAAATACACCGGAGAACTCAGATCGTACGGTTTATGTGAAGCCGATCTTGGTGACCGATTTGCCGAGCGAGATGCGCGATCAGGCCGAAGGGCTGGACCAGCTCTATGCGGTTCACGATTCGGAAGGCCAGCAACTGGCCCTTGTGGGCGACCGCAAGCTGGCGTTCGAATTGGCCAAGCAACATGACTATGCACCCGTGATGGTGCATTGACCGCAGCGGAAGCTTCGGAGAAGTTTAGGGGGCCGCAGGGGACTGCGGCCTTTTTGCTGTTTTGCGGGCATTAATTTGCTGGGATATGACAAAGCTACATCAAGCTGTTTTTTGAGGGGGCAAGAGTATGAACGACCCAGCGATCGCCGTGCTACCCTATGGCGGACGGCTTGGAAAAAAGCTGGCTGCCCTCGACCTTGATGATTTGGATTGGCCGTTGGGCCGCCCTGCACGGCTCGCCAAAGGCACGGTTGGGGATCTTGCGCCTGGCGACCACCTGATCGTGTTTCCAAAAACAGCGATGCACTATCAACCGCGTTTCGGCACGTCGGCGCATGTATCAATCATGGTGGTCGAGCCGTCCGTAATCCATGGCCGTCACCTTAAGTGGCTGCGGTTGACATGGCGGAGATTTTTCCGAGTTTTCAGTTATAATGAGGCACTTTTGGCTGCCATCCCCAACGGACTTTTCCTTGCCTATGGCACATCTTGGGTGCCGAATTGGCAAGACTTAGATGTCACAAAAACCGCGATGTGTTCGTTGATCGCATCAGCCAAACGGGACCAACCGGGCCATGCTTTGCGCCACGAGGTCATTGAGGCGGTGCAGGCTGAAGGATTGGATGTCACGGTTTTAGGACGCGGATATGCGCCGTTTGAGAACAAGTCTGACGGGCTTGCGCCGTACCGTTTTTCTGTTGTGATCGAAAATGTCCGAGAGCAGCACTATTTTAGCGAAAAGCTGGTTGATGCGGTGCTTTGCGAAACGGTGCCGATTTATTGGGGTTGCCCAAATATTGCGGATCATATCGACACGGGTGGCATGATCATTTGCGAAAGCAAAGAAGCGCTCTTGGCGGCGATAAGGGCCGCGACGGGGCAACAATATGAAGCGCTATTGCCGGCATTAAAAGCGACGAAACCGCAAGCGGCTGCGTGGGATAATTTGGAACTGCGCGCGGCACAAACGCTAAAGGCCAGCCTGTGACGGGCTGGCCTTTGCTTTACTGTTAGGCGCTTAGCCTTTGATAAGGCCCATGTTTTCGAGCTTTAGCAAGACTTGGTGCGCGCAGTTGTCTACGTCAACATTCTCGGTCTCAACCCGCAATTCAGGCGTTTCAGGGACATCATAGGGGTCTGAAATCCCTGTGAATTCCTTGATTTTGCCTTCGCGCGCCAGCTTATAAAGCCCTTTGCGGTCCCGACGTTCACATTCTTCAATCGACGTGCCGACGTGCACTTCAACAAAAGCACCAAACTCTTCGACATCTTCACGAACAGCGCGACGGGTTGTGGCGTAGGGCGCGATTGGCGCGCAGATTGCAATGCCGCCGTTCTTGGTGATCTCGCTTGCGACATAGCCGATGCGGCGGATGTTCAGATCGCGGTGTTCCTTTGAAAAGCCCAGCTCGGAGCTGAGATTTTTGCGCACAATATCACCATCCAGCAGTGTAACGGGACGCCCGCCCGCTTCCATCAGTTTGACCATCAGCGCGTTTGCGATGGTGGATTTTCCAGAGCCTGAGAAACCAGTGAAAAACACGGTAAAGCCTTGCTGCGCCCGCGGCGGACGCGTGCGGCGCAATTCCTTAACGACTTCAGGAAAGGAGAACCATTCGGGAATATCCAGCCCTTCTTGCAAACGACGGCGCAGTTCGGTGCCCGAGATGTTCAAGATGGTGACGTCATCTTTGTCTTTGATTTCGTCCATGGCCTCGTATTGCGCGCGTTCTTGCACCCAAACCATGTGTTTGAAATCGACCATTTCGATTCCCATTTCCTCTTGGTGTTCACGAAAGAGGTCCTGTGCTTCGTAAGGGCCGTAGAAATCCTCGCCCTTGGAGTTGTTGCCGGGGCCCGCGTGATCGCGGCCCACGATGAAATGTGTACAGCCGTGGTTTTTGCGGATCAGACCGTGCCAAACTGCTTCGCGAGGGCCGGCCATGCGCATTGCAAGGTTCAACAGGCTCATCGCTGTTGTGGCGGCAGGGTATTTATCGAGCACGGCCTCGTAGCAACGCACACGGGTAAAGTGATCAACATCGCCGGGCTTTGTCAGGCCAACAACGGGATGGATCAGCAAGTTGGCTTGTGCTTCGCGCGCAGCACGGAAGGTCAGTTCTTGATGCGCACGGTGCAGTGGATTGCGGGTCTGGAAGGCGACAACTTTGCGCCAGCCCATCTTGCGAAAATATGCGCGCAGCTCGTTTGGCGTGTCGCGACGACCGCGGAAATCATAATGTACGGGCTGTTGGATGCCAGTGACCGGACCGCCAAGATAGATTTTGCCGGCTTGGTTGTGCAGGTAGTTCACCGCTGGGTGGGCGTCGTCATCTGCACCAAATACCATTTCAGCTTCGCGTGCCTTGTTGGGCTCATAGCGGTCGGTCACTGTCATGGTGGCAAGGATCACGCCTTCTTGGTCGCGCAGCGCGATATCTTGGCCAAGTTTCAGCTTGGCTGCAAAGTCTTCTGAGACATCAAGGTTGATCGGAATTGGCCACAGCGCGCCATCCGCAAGACGCATGTTTTCGACGACCCCGATGTAGTCATCTTCGCCCAGAAAACCCTTAAGCGGGTTAAAACCGCCGTTCATGAGCAGCTCAAGATCGCAGATCTGCCGTGGCGTTAGGTCGTGGCTGACCAGATTACCCGCCTCAACTTTCATTTTTTGTGCCGACTCGTAGGACACATAAAGTTCAGGAATGGGGGCGAGGTTTGGCGTTTGCATGTCAGGTTCTCATTGGTTTGGGGCCACAGCCCGGATGGAGGCCGTCTACTCCTAGGATTAGGCTCAGTTCAAGCGTTTCAACCTGTTTTTAGGCGAATGCATGGCGGATGTGCGATTTTTGCAGGGCTTGGGGTAGACGTATTTGTTTAGCTACGCTTCCTCAGTCTGAGGTTGTTCGCTTTGCACGGCCGTCTCGTCACCTTCTTGGGACAAGAAGCGCTCCGCCTCAAGCGCTGCCATACAGCCCATTCCGGCGCTGGTGACCGCTTGACGGTATTCATGATCAGTCAAATCGCCAGCCGCAAAAACGCCCGGTATCGAGGTTTCAGTGCTGTCCGGTTTGGTCACCACATAGCCGCCCATATGCGTTTCGAGCGTGTCCTTAACCAGCTCGTTCGCAGGAGCATGCCCGATGGCCACAAAAACACCTTTGGCCGCGATGTCGGTGATTTCACCAGTTTTGGTGTGCTTCACCTTAATACCTTCAACGCCTAGCGGGTTTTCGGTGCCGTAAACTTCATGCAGCTCGTGGAACCACAGAGGCTCAATCTTGGGGTTCTTCATCAACCGATCGATCAAGATCTTTTCGGCGCGCAACTCATCGCGGCGATGCACCAGGGTCACCTTGGAGGCAAATTTGGTCAAAAACAGCGCTTCTTCCACAGCTGTATTGCCTCCGCCGATCACGACAATCTCTTGGTTGCGGTAGAAAAATCCATCACAGGTGGCACAAGCACTTACGCCGAAGCCTTTGAATTTCTCTTCGCTTTCCATCCCGAGCCATTTGGCCCGTGCACCAGTCGCCAAAATGACAGCATCGGCTACGTAGGTTGTGCCGCTGTCGCCCTTGGCTTTGAAAGGGCGGCTGGACAGGTCCAGATCGATAATGATGTCTCCGATAATTTCGGTGCCCATCGCCTTGGCATGCGCCTCCATGCGAACCATCAGGTCGGGGCCTTGAACTTCGGTGTCGCCGGGCCAGTTTTCGACCTCGGTGGTAGTGGTCAACTGGCCACCGGGCTCAATACCTTGAACCAAAATAGGATCGAGCATCGCACGACTCCCGTAAACACCAGCGGTATAACCCGCCGGACCGGAGCCAATAATCAAAAGCTTTGTAGTACGCGTCTCGGCCATGTTGGTCCCCTTCAAGGTGTTTTGCGGCAGCCAAGATGATATAGCGATCAGCCGGGTGGGCTTAAACCCCTCGTTGTCGCTGTATTGGAATTTGCATGAGTAACGACGCGGCACCTCGGTGAGTTTCTTTTCGCGCTCAGAAAGATTGTTGCGCTCTTGTGAAACATTATTGCGCGTGCGAGTGGTGATGCTATAATAATTGCAAATTTGCTGGGGGCTTTTATGGCAGGCACACGTCTCGATCCTATTGATCGGAAAATTCTGGCTGAGCTGCAATCAGACGGGCGCATGACGAATGTCGAGCTGGCCAAACGCGTTGGTATTTCTGCGCCACCTTGTCTGCGCCGGGTGCGCACGCTCGAAGAGCAAGGTATGATCCGTGGCTATCATGCGGATGTGGACGCGCGCGAACTCGGGTTTGAGGTGCAGGTTTTTGCAATGGTGGGGCTCGCGAGCCAAGCTGAAACAGACCTAAGTGCCTTTGAGGATAAATGCCGCAGTTGGCCATTGGTGCGCGAGTGTCACATGTTGAACGGTGAGGTTGATTTCATCCTCAAATGTGTGGCCCCAGATCTGTCGAGCTTTCAGAGCTTTTTGACCAGCAAATTGCTAACCACGCCTAATGTAGCAAGCGTTAAGACGAGCCTTGTTATCCGAGGGGCCAAGGATGATCCCGGCGTTCCCTTTGACGTGCTTGAAGAACGGCTCAGCGTCAAAGCTTGAGCTAGCCAATCAATGTGTCCTCTTTTGGTGCACGTTGATGCGCAAGCGGGCCGAAGTCAGAGATATGGCCAATCTGCGGAAAGAGCGACAAAAACCGATCCCTTAGGGCGTGGCTGATATCGCGTGTGGTGTTGGCACCGGGATGAAACGTTTCCATCTCCAATCCACCGACCTTGATCACCGCATGACGCGACAAACAAATGTGGAAAAGCCGAACGGGCGTCGGTGGAGCCACCTCGATCACATTCACACCATCTACAAATTGGCGGGCCGGGGTCAGCAATTGCTGACCGTCAGCTATTGCGCGCAAAGCGGGTGGTGTTTGGAGAATGCGGGCACCCGGACCCACAGTCAAAAACGCGCTGGGGCGGCTTTCACCAAAACTATCGGCCATGAACCGGATCAACGGGGTGCGCCTGCCAGTCTCTGCGGGCACAAAAGACGAGGACCCGATCCAAATAAGCTTGGCGGGTTCTTTGGTGGACGTCTCGATCATGTCGCCGGGTTGAAGGTCTTCGACAGCAACGGGACCCATGGTTGTCTGGATCAAACTGCCGCGCGCGAAGGCGGAAAAGGCGGATTCGAACAAAGGAATAGCAGGGCCTCTGGATTGACCGATAAAGAGAGACCCGTCGCTACGCAGGGCCG
It encodes the following:
- a CDS encoding Lrp/AsnC family transcriptional regulator, encoding MAGTRLDPIDRKILAELQSDGRMTNVELAKRVGISAPPCLRRVRTLEEQGMIRGYHADVDARELGFEVQVFAMVGLASQAETDLSAFEDKCRSWPLVRECHMLNGEVDFILKCVAPDLSSFQSFLTSKLLTTPNVASVKTSLVIRGAKDDPGVPFDVLEERLSVKA
- a CDS encoding Hint domain-containing protein; this encodes MTLTATTTRAYVQTQSGVNAIAPRSADMRGSALQTQSKRSFEVTALRSDGSLFIGQSRGPAIPLFESAFSAFARGSLIQTTMGPVAVEDLQPGDMIETSTKEPAKLIWIGSSSFVPAETGRRTPLIRFMADSFGESRPSAFLTVGPGARILQTPPALRAIADGQQLLTPARQFVDGVNVIEVAPPTPVRLFHICLSRHAVIKVGGLEMETFHPGANTTRDISHALRDRFLSLFPQIGHISDFGPLAHQRAPKEDTLIG